A single window of Nicotiana sylvestris chromosome 3, ASM39365v2, whole genome shotgun sequence DNA harbors:
- the LOC138886829 gene encoding uncharacterized protein — MVGKKALLKVSPMKGVMRFGKTGKLSPRFIGLFEVLRRVGEVAYELALPPPPSLSEVHPVFHVSMLRKYHADLSHVLDFSTIQLDESLGYEEEPVAIIDRQDRQLRSKRVSVVKVQWRGQIVEEVTWESEEDMRKRYPHLFPSSGFEAGTSGYQAGAYS, encoded by the exons atggttggcaaGAAGGCcctcttgaaagtctcaccaatgaagggtgttatgagattcgggaagacgggcaagttgagcccaaggtttattggcctatttgaggtgttgaggcgagttggggaggttgcttacgagcttgctttaccccccccccccagctTGTCGGAAGTTCATCCAGTTTTCCATGTATCGATGCTGCGGAAGTATCACGctgacttgtcccatgtgttagacttcagtactattcagttggatgagagtctgggttatgaggaggagccagttgccattattgatagacaggatcgccagttgagatccaagagggtTTCTGtggtaaaggtccagtggaggggccaaatagttgaggaggtgacctgggagtccgaggaggacatgcggaaaAGATACCCCCATCTTTTTcctagctcag gatttgaggcaggtacatctggttacCAGGCTGGTGCATACTCTTGA
- the LOC138886828 gene encoding uncharacterized protein, producing the protein MSSLFDHFLDIPRGSLGTPVYMSTLVGDFIVVDRIYWSYVVTFCGYETRADLLLLDMIDFEVILGMDWLSLYHTILDCHDKTITLAISELPRLEWKESPMIDSAPVVWEFADVFPYDLPGMPPDRDIDFCIDLAPITQPISIPPYCMAPKDLKDLKEQLEELLAKSFVRPTVSP; encoded by the exons ATGTCATCTCTATTTGATCATTTTCTGGATATTCCTCGTGGGTCTTTGGGCACTCCTGTCTATATGTCCACTCTTGTGGGTGATTTTATAGTTGTGGATCGAATCTACTGGTCCTATGTGGTTACATTCTGTGGTTACGAGACTAGAGCAGACCTTCTGTTACTTGacatgatcgactttgaggtcatcttgggcatggattggttatctctataTCACaccattcttgattgtcatgaCAAGACTATTACTTTAGCGATATCAGAGTTGccgagattggagtggaagg AGTCTCCAATGATTGATTCAGCGCCAGTAGTTTGGGAGTTCGCTGATGTGTTTCCTTatgaccttccaggcatgccgccagATCGTgacattgatttctgtattgatttggctccaattacccaacctatatctatcccaccgtattgtatggctccgaaagatttgaaagatttgaaggagcaaCTTGAGGAGTTATTAGCAAAAAGTTTCGTGAGACCTACtgtatcaccttag